The nucleotide sequence AGCGCCCTTTTACAAGATGAGCCTTTTCAGGGttgtatgtaatcactttgtCCTTGGGTGTTATTAACTGTGACCACTGGAGTGTGCATGAATAACTTCAGATATAAGAAACGCAAAATGCTAAATCTCAACAAGACAAAACGTGCCGGATGCTCTGTGGCGGATGCACAGCTCAGTCGAGTCCTCGGATTTTTCATGCCGGTgccttttttgaaaaacaaattccTCAAGCTGCTGCATCTACACACATGCAAATAGGGGCAGCCTGGGTGTTTTCCATCACCTGTTGTGATTTACATTCTGGGTTTGTTTGGGCCCATCACATTATTACATTCAGAGAGGTCAGGAAAGGTTGAAATGCACAGGACATACTTATGGCGATATGTGCATCCAAGAAAGTCAAAAAGGGGGCAGAGGACATACAATCATCATCAGTTATGCTATTTTCTGATAATAGCAGGTCAGAATTATCGCTTCAGTGTTTTTAAGAGCGATTATAAACACTAACTGTGAAAAAGTGAAGAATGCCACACATTCTGCTTGCAACAGAGTGTGAGAGTACTAAATGAAACAAGTAAACATCcatttgtgaaaaatgaaaactatgCAATAGATTTAATACGAACACCGCTGCtgactctgctgcagctgtagTTAATCACACTGTGAATGTGTTGGGTGAAAATCTCATTTAACTGTTTACCTGATTTGCCCAGTGGTCATTATTcaagactttttctttttctgtaataGAAAATCCAGTGTAAAATTGCCCTCGGGGTTGGCCAAATTGCATACATGCAAAATTTCTATCAAAACACATCATTGTTTTTGGCATCGCTGTCGGGCTTCAGCTCCATTTCAGACTAAAGCACATCAGCTTTTAATTGgattgaaatgaaatgattaGATTGGTCAGAAAACATCCATTTGAAGGTGCTGTATGAGGCATATTAATAAATCAGTGCTTCTTAATGCTTTTGGCATTGAAGTTACACAGTTGATATGCAAATGGCAGGATGACGAGCCCTTTTCCTTAATAGTGAATTTGTTTAGGGCTATTTGCTTATGGTCAGGAGCTTTTTCCGGGGCTTCCTGACCATTGATCATTGCTTTAGTTAAATTATGTTCTGACACACAGGGCTCCCACCACAGCAGGCCCTACTGATTCCTATATCCCTCATTAAAAAATACCTTGGATTAGAGCTCTTATTAGGCAGTGAAGAAATAGTGTTTGACCCTCAGACATTCATTTGCTGGAATCACTCCGATTCAATCATTTATTCATCCTCCTGTtatataaaatgtcacattaatgATGATCAGTGCTTTGGTCAACAGATGAGGTCAACGTAAATCGCAGCTCTCTCCTCCTCGAGGTGCCACCGACATGGAAGGATGCCCCGTCTCTCCCAGCAACAACACTTTGCatacagatttccatatattcCATTCATGTTGGGTGTGGGTCGTTTAGATTTCTTCAGTCACTTGACTCACTCATTTCCAAACAATCACAACCTCATCTTCAGTCTGGCAGGATCTTATCTCTGTCTCCCTTTGTAGAGGACGAGGAGATGGCGATAAAGTGAGTTACTGCATATTTGCTTATTGGACCTTTACCATTTTCAGCAGGCAACAGCATACAGCAGCCATGTGGAAAATACCAAAGaggttttcactcactgtaaGTCTCACTTTGCATTGTGGTATTTTTCTGAAAGACGGGCTTGTATAGAACGCTCTCCCTCAGGTGCTCCGTGCATTAAATTAGATGTTTACAGGTCATTTTAAAACATACCACATACTCTGATGAATAATTTTGCCTGCTAATGTGGTTTTTCAAGTGACGTGGCGTTCACAGGTAACTGGGCTAGTGATAGATCTTGATGCTCTTTTCAAGGGTAGATTGTGTTGCTTTCCCAAGGATCCACTGGAGGATGTTGAGACTTGGGGCGAGTCTGTGGACAAAGTCCTCAGCTGTAAAGGTGAGAGACTCCTGAGATTTATGTGCTATATTGTGTGTACACACGTCCCACTTAATGTTGTTTGTGATTTCCAGCTGGACAGATAGCTTTCCGGGAATTCCTGAAGTCCGAGTACAGCGAGGAGAACATACTGTTTTGGCTCGCCTGTGAGGagtacaaaaaaatcaagacgGTTCCAGAGATGATCTCCTCGGCCAACAGGATCTACTCAGAGTTTGTCCATTCAGAAGCACCCAGACAGGTGAATGACTGCAGgccagaaaacagatttttgtagGAATTTAAATTTAACATATGAACCAAGGGAGTCATTGCTTCTAATCTGAATTTAGCTGGGCTTATTGTGATACGGCAGCTGCTATGAAGTGCATTTTATGGCTGTAAAATTGCAAGTTGTTTCCCCTAGAACATTACAGTGACTGACGATGACTAGAGTTGCTATAATGTGCCCCTTGGCGACTTTGTTTGATTCCAGATCAACATAGATTGCAGTACCAGAGAAAGCATCACAAAGAACATCTCCCAGCCGACCCTGACTTCGTTTGATTTGGCGCAGAAGCTCATCTACAGTCTGATGGCCAGGGATTGCTACCCGCGGTTCCTAAAATCTGACATCTATCAGGGACTCCTGAGGAGAACCGATTCAAGGTGACTGTATTAAAACCGACAGCCTCTCAGACGGGCTCGTGAAATCATCTATCCAACTCTGATCTGCAGTAGCACTCTTTGATTTCGGTGTGGATAACCGGTTTATGCCATACAATCCAGATCCTTAAGTAAGGCAGATGTAGTTTTTCTAATCCTGTGTGATTCACTAGACAGTTATAGCTCAAGAGAATTTGCAgcttgtattatattttatctCATTCATTATGTCAAagtcaaaaaaaagagagattgtGCACATAATTCTTGTGAAtgacaatcttttttttctctccttcaacACTTAAGGTTAATGATAAAATAGAATCCCTGTATTGTAAAGTATTATCAGCCCTTTACCTAATTGATTATGCCAATATGAATGCTAATATTTTCTGAGAACTTTCTGCTTTcatatgcaaaataaatattgttacATTTCTGCTTTAGTTTTTGGCTCCATTAAgtcttttcttgtctgtttGCGTTGAAGTTTTCACAAAATCCTAACAAAATATATTCAGTGAAGTGGCATTTGGGGTGTGGTCTTTTTGAATGGAATGCAAATCATGTTTGCTGTTGTCAGGAGAGAGTTGGCCATTAAATATATTATGGTCATTGGTCACTCAAACACCAGATGGCAATAGAGTCTCTTCAGCAACATCATTCGGGATCAAAAAGCAGGTACAACCGTGGAAAACCCGCTTTACACTtcctctctttgtgtctctgcaatatttcagctacagttAGAAGACGTTGGTGCTCTGAGAAACTGCATGATTCAGTTCTGCCTTAAGTTAAATTTGCCTGAAATGCCACAAGCAGGATAGTGGGTGTACACTTTCTGTGACAATTTAGTTTGTTTCTTGTTGCCAGTTGAGTTCATTCATCATGAAAAAGTATCTAAGGCAACTCAAAATGCAACTTGGTGAAAAATCCTCTCACTGAGCTCagtgtcctttttttaaatctccctTTTAGGTAAAATGAGTGTAGTAGAGTTTTAGGTAGTATTAGATAGTATGAGAAAGTATTCTCCATTGtacttgttcatttttttgtttgctttctagATGGAACATGGTGAACTTTTACAAGTGTGTGTAATAGTCTATGCAAAAAAGCATGCAAATACAAAAGAGCACAATACAGCAGGCTTTGAGACACAATGTTCAGACCCACAAAAGAGAGCCAGCTCCCATAGGAGATGTTCATGTGAGCAAATTAGAATTTAAATTAATGTGAATGCATAAAGTCCTACAAACTTAGTGCATTAATGgtctggtgtgtttttttctgtttagagAGTGGAAGTAGACACAGCATGGTGTCTCCATGTGACAGCTGTGTGTTAGaacattttgttcagtttgtgcTGGTGGCACTGAAtgtagatttattttaagaGGTGTCTCATGTGTTTCATGCAGAAACTGCTGTGTGTTGTGCAGACACCTCACCACAACTTCCTCCAGTTGAGACAAGTCTGGTTGTGCTCACCTCTCTGTGGGAGGAAGGTTGAGTTCATTGGGTACTGTACAGAAATACAGCTTTTGATAAACCTTGAGTTTAATCTACACTTGTTCCTATGAGTCAAAACACTGCAGGATATTACATTCAGGAaatgaagaagacagaaaaatgatagAAACTGAGTGAAGTTCTGGTTCTCAGAGTGACAGCAGTTGATGGAGGAAATTCACAGATGGGTGTTGCAACCgataaagaaaaagagataaCAGTCAGCGTGGCAAGTCATTAACATCTGCGTCCTAACATAACACATTTCCTGGCAGGCAGAATAACAATGTCACAAAGCAACGCTTACCTCAGGAGCAACTCACTATGGGTACTTAACCTCTTGAGGTTATGTACATTTAATACATCAAGCCTGCAGCTTGTTAACCAAACAAGCTGCAGTACAAGTATAGTAAGTATAGCACACATAATTCTGCCTTGATTCAATGTTTATTTAGAAATtcatttcattgattttttctgtttaaaccCACACGTATAGAACAAATGATATGATCTTTGTATTTATTAACCCTTCAGAAGCAACAACAGAACACTGTTGCTTCACAACAGTCTTGTATAGACTGCATGTAGGCGTCACAGTAACCATTATTCCTGCATCTACTGGTACCAAACTTAGATCAAAATGTAGccatttttaagttttaagtACAGATTCATTGTAAAATTAgtcaaacataaaataaaatacagttgcAAAGACTGGATGGTGTTAGAGTAAAATGCAGgttctttaaataaatcaaGAGAGGGTAAAATTAATGGTCACAACATGAAGTTTAACTGCTACAAGAAAATATAAGACTTCTGAAGCAAAGACTTATGGCTGTAAGGTGTTTTTGTTGGTCTGTCAGTGCATCCAAACTAATACATCTCAAAACTATGACAAATCCTACCAACTCTTAAATAACTTCCTTCATATGTTGACGGGACGCAGCATTTGTGGTTTTTACTGAAATGTCTCATCATTTTCTGGATGAACTCTGCTAATATGCAAAACTGAGACGGTAAACAGGTAAATAATACACCTGCTTGACATCAGCGTATGACAttacattagcatttagctacgTGCCTAATCACATTCTCACAGAGTCGGTCTTGGCTCAGAGTCTAAGGGGTCTAAAAGACTGAGTCTCTGTTGCTCCTCAGTGCGACCTTTAAACAGTAAATTAATCAGCGTCTGAGGATGCCAGTGTTGAACTGTGATTCACACTTACATTTGCTTCATTATTACACATTTAAGCTATCGATCCTAAGACTTGCACATAAAGTGGTGCAAGAGAGtaatttggacacatttttagggCAGAAGACTATTAACTGCTACATTTTAACTAACATTTTACAGGCTTCCGTGTGGAAAAACTTACAGTAAACAACAGTGTTAACTGAAAATAGTTCAGTTTTTCTGCATTGTGTACAatgaaaatcatcaaaaatcagGAACTTTCATGATAAGTAGGGtttttggacattatttaaCTGAAGTAGTGTCCATGCTGACTGCTACAGTGTATTTCTCAAGCTACCGACAGAGGGCGCTGGTGCTGGAAAGTGGCTTTAAttcatatccatccatccattagctaaaCCTACTTTATCCTCAGGAGCATAATAGAGCTGACACTGGGTGAGATCACCAATCCATCTCAGTTTTAATTCACTACAGAAATTAACTGGATATATTGTCCAAACTAAAGTAGGTATGACACTGTGGATAGTTCATGACCCATATCTGGAaaatagtcattttaaaaaaacagaacttgACTTACAGCAATTTCCTCCTTCAAATCTTGGAAAGTTCTGATTAGTATGTTATTATTTAGATTACTGGAACTCAATCAGATAAAACCATAAAGCATAAAAACAGAGAACTGCAACTGAGATATATATAAACCCATAAATAAAGGGACTTATTATGTTCCCCTGGAATTTTAAATACTCTTTAGAAGTCCAGAGAAATGCGAAAGTTTCTGGTCACCTAAAAGGCAGAAGTGAAAAGTAAACTTCAACTTAAGAGCTTTTACTGTAAAAGAGGGGCGGCTGCAGTGACCCAGCTGAAAAGACGGAGGAAAAGTTGATGCTATTCGCAGTTGTGCTCATTGGTAGTGAGCAACTGATCAGATTTtagatacagatttttttgtagtgTCACACCAGAGCCTTCAGGCAATCTTATTCTACGTGTGTGACGGACATTTCATTCAATGCTCTGCATCTATGAGCTTTAAGCTTATCTGAATGGAAACACTGAGGCGGCTCAGTGGTCTCAGGATCACACCACGTAACCACTGCGGCCCTGGTTTGGTTCCGGCGAGCGACCTTTGCAACAAGCCATCCCCCTCTGTTTCCTCCCGTGTTTCCTGTCTGCCTGCACTGTCAAAGACTAAAAAATGGTATGAAGGTGTGAAATGGAAAGAAAGACATGATGGAagtctgcagcagaggaagtctgtgtttttgaaagaGGTGAAACAAGATACAAGAAAGGTCAGAAAGCCCCTAAGAACTGGCAACATAACATCTCGAGTGAGTCCCACATGCTAAAGTAGCATGAGCaacaaacattgaaaaaaaactaaacagtcaTTTCCAGACGTGTTAAGTGAGTGGGAGAGAAATCTTGAGAGATTTATGAAACCAAACAACACACAGAGTTTAATTTGATCACACCATAATGTGCAAACATCCTCAGAGCAAACTGAACTTTTGCTGAACAGCTGCCACAATAGCCTCCAGAGAAAATTACAGGATAATGGTAAGTGCAGAGACATAATAgcagcaaaagaagaaaagagtcATAAAGTCAGCAGCTGAGTAAAGTCCATTACAGAGTCATATCTAGGAGACACTTTGAATgcacaaaaatcaaatattgaTGCATCGCTTCGGGTTAGTTAATGCTTTTCTAGCATTTCGCGGCTAAAGGGTAGAGATCATATGAGCCCATGCTGAGCCACCAGACTTAAGTATCTCCATCCCACGAAACCAATAGTGAAGACTGTTAGAGGTCTGCACACATAGTCTGAAACTAGCTCTCATACTAGAACTGGAGCTGCATTCACTAACTCACTTTTTTCTGGCAGGACTTTATTGTGGACTATTTCTCTGTTCCCATCTTAGCTAATGCATGCATGATTTAGGTTTAATTTAGCTGAAGCTCTTGTACAGACTCTAGACTGCAGAAATGAAACCTATTTTGAACtcttgaaaaaaaagcttctaaaCAATGCAAGACTAAAGCAGAACCTGCAACCGATAGTCAGATGGTGTCCTAAAAGTCTGACGTGTGTCATCTTATGTAACCTATATTGTAATTATCTGATAAATGAAGAAGCATAATTCTACCAAACATTTCAGGCATTTAATACTGTACTTTAATATTGTATATGAGACTGGATGCACTTCTACATCACAGTCTTGTCTGCATAAGCAAATGATCACAGTAAGTGACCACAAATTACTATTAAACCTACTATTATAAAGCAAAATAACAAGTAAGTGCATCACCTCATTGTGACGAATGCTCTCAGTCTGGGCAGCAAAATCCCTGTCTGTACTGGATTTATGGAGGATGCATTTTATTGCATACTAGTTTAGATTTTCATTTGTAAAAGCAAGAATATGTCATTTCTTCTTTCAAAGGGAGTAGTTGCTGTTACTGCTGCAAATATACAGTGAGTAACTAGCTCTATAGGGGGCATGAACCTCTAAATGCAATTGCTCCACAAAGCAAAAGGAGACTTTTAAGATATTATTTCACTGAGTGCTACAATAGTTTCAGTTCTAGTTcacaaaaagtttccaaaactTAAAAGAGAGTCAGAGTTTGTAGGGCAAAGTGGAACAGAGACTGAAGTATTTGCATATCTTCTGCTGGATTTTCCACTGCTGTATTTGCATCTTCAGACTTTAAACCAAACAAGCAATGCTCACGCTGAAGTACAGTACGAACACACAGGTGTAGCTGTTTGCTACCAGTTTGCCTGTACGTTTGCGTCATCTCCAACTTCCTCTTTGTTTGTGGTTAGCTCAGAGCGATGTTGTGACGCTGCTTGCTATCCTCATTTCGGTACTTCTGCATATATATAAAAGGGGACACTGCGGGTTCATGAAACAGACACAGTTAGAGATCTCACAACTGTGTAAGAGCAGCAACGCATACAGTCACACATCCACAAAGCATCGTTGCCATGCCAAGCCTAGTCACATCCCCACCCAGGGAGCTGCAGCACCTCAGCATGGACACTGACAACAAAAAGGCAGGAAAATGCaggtaaacttttttttcttttaatccaTGCTTACACCCggataatgttattttttaacgtgaaataaatcctgttggtttgtttggttTACCAGGGGAGGAAACCTGAAGTCTCGACTGCAGTGTCGATCGACTCAAGCCACTAACAGTGATGGGTAGgtgaaataaaactgtaaactaaACATCTACACTGctcatgtgtttgtttcatgtgtGACTGACAGTGAATCCTTCTCTTGCAGGCTTTGTTTTGAGGAAATGTCCCAGTGGTCGAACTCACTGGACAGACTGCTATCATCCAAATGTAAGTTAATCAATATGTTGCTCCATAGTCAAGTCTCTCAGTATGTATTCCTCCCAAACAGGGGCTAACTGCAGCTTGCTTCTCTGTTCAGATGGAATGAGCATATTCCAGGCCTTCCTGAAGTCAGAATTCAGTGATGAAAACATTGAATTCTGGGTGGTGTGTGAGGATTATAAGAAGATCAGGTCATCCTTCAGGATGTCCTCCAGGGCTAAAAAGATCTTCAAACGCTACATTCAAGCCGAGGCTCCCAGAGAGGTACCTGCAGAGTTTTAATAATGTAGACAGATTTACAGCGCTTTTTTACACTGCTTTCACTTTTAACTGACGCTCAttgtgtttcctctgttttCAGATAAACATTGACCACAAGACCAGGGAGGTGATCAGGAGGAACATTATGGCGCCTTCCGCGGTGTGTTTCGATGATGCCCAAAAGATTGTCTACGGGTTGATGGAGAGAGATTCCTACCCACGTTTCCTCAAGTCTGACATTTACAGGACTTTACTGGACTCCACATCCGAATCAGTGAAGATGTAAAGAGAACAGACACCAGAGACTTTGCGTTTGTAGAAGCTGGACTGTAAAGCTGTGCCCAAAAAATGCTGGATTACCTGAGAGAAGTTGTGTTTGTGGCCATGATCACTGAACATTTCTAAGACATTCATACATTTCTTCTCAGTTGGGGTTAGCTAAGACCTCATATGACTGTTAGAAGAGAGAAGCAGCTGGTTCTGCAGTGAAGAAAGCCGAGGAGAGTTTGCTCAGAACCATACAGGATGATGGGAAATGAGGCATACGGGTTAAAAATGACTCTACTTAATTAAAAAGCAGCTGCTGTGAAATTATCTGTAAAGTAAAGGACTTCCCAGAGATGCTACGATTAGGTAAAGAAAATGCGAGGGACTTTCTGTGAGAGACACCAGGAAGTGAATGTGGTGCAAAAAACACCTTCCACCCAAGATGAAAGTGCACAAGCTGGTAGATTCACACATCACCCTCTGTTGATGTTATCTCACTAGAGTCATAAATATGCAGATCCTATCTAGATGTGGATATTTTATATTCGGCCTTCTGCATCaaagatttttccattttgacaTCAGTGCTGACCTGCTGGACTGATATGTTAAGCATGTGTTATAAGCTATATATTGATAAAGCATTCAAGCTTGTGAAAACATTGTGAACGAGAATATTATACTggatttctgtatttaataaaAACCTTACATTTGCGTCACATCTGTGTAAGATCATGACTTTTAAATACACAACatgaaaatatctgtttttttatcAGACAGACAGCCACAAATTAATTCTGATGAATCCAGGAAGCAACTTCGTCACcacttcattcatttatttctttattcattcataTACTTACTCGCAGTTACAATATTTACTATCTAGCGGTTTGGCTGAGTTTAGAAATGTCTACAGCAGCTCAGAGGGAAACTTAGTCATGCTTTCTGCAGTAGTGAACGCAGCACAGTCTTGGCACGTCTGACTCTGTGTGTCCTtgtctgtgtttatatattccaaTCATTAGAcatcattttgggaaatattctCATCTGTTAAagatgagaagatcaataccACTTTCAAGTCTGAGCTGTGAACATGAAGCCACAGCTCACCTCACTTTACACAAACATGGGATAAAAATTAGCCTTGTTCAGTCCATAAGTAAAAATTCCACATGTAAACACGTCTATAGTTAACTAATTGTCATGTTAGTTGaggttttttattatttatgataaGGGGTTTCTTCAAAGCCAATACCATTAACTGTATTTTTGGAAGTGACTtgtacaaaaacagagaaacctTTAAGCTTTGGTTtaggtgttttatttattcaaggaCAGCAAAACTGGCAAAAGCCTGGTAGGGTTGAAAAGTTAACTGTCAGTGTTTGGCTTTTATACAGTCTCCTTAGAGACTTCTCATCCAGCTTCAGCAAGAAAGTGAATAGGCTTATtcctttcattttaaatatgcaGTTTCCCCTTTTATTCCCTTCAACTGATACAAGGCTAAACAGTGTATCTATTCCACACAGTCCGATACTAtaacatttctttatattttgcaTTGGCTTGTTTTTGCTTCTCACCACAGCTAGAGTATCAAGTGTTTATGCCAAGTGAAACCTGCAAGAATATTTTTATGGTTGCAGCATGAAATCTAGATTTAAGATGTTTATGCAGCTCAGTTTCTTTGGGAATGTTGAGGTTACCATTACAATATAAAAGCGAGTTCTGTATTGTGAAGTTTTCAGCTAGAAGTGCGATGGTAATGGCACTTGAACATGGTGATTTGTCTATTCTTCAGAAACTCTTTCAAACAGTTCAGCATTCGCTACATGAATAAGGCAGGTTGTCACATAATGTTTCCACCTACGCAGCATCTGTTCTTGCATCAGCCTTTCATGTGTCACT is from Amphiprion ocellaris isolate individual 3 ecotype Okinawa chromosome 10, ASM2253959v1, whole genome shotgun sequence and encodes:
- the rgs1 gene encoding regulator of G-protein signaling 21 isoform X2, which translates into the protein MAIKLCCFPKDPLEDVETWGESVDKVLSCKAGQIAFREFLKSEYSEENILFWLACEEYKKIKTVPEMISSANRIYSEFVHSEAPRQINIDCSTRESITKNISQPTLTSFDLAQKLIYSLMARDCYPRFLKSDIYQGLLRRTDSR
- the LOC111587258 gene encoding regulator of G-protein signaling 13-like, with the protein product MPSLVTSPPRELQHLSMDTDNKKAGKCRGGNLKSRLQCRSTQATNSDGLCFEEMSQWSNSLDRLLSSKYGMSIFQAFLKSEFSDENIEFWVVCEDYKKIRSSFRMSSRAKKIFKRYIQAEAPREINIDHKTREVIRRNIMAPSAVCFDDAQKIVYGLMERDSYPRFLKSDIYRTLLDSTSESVKM
- the rgs1 gene encoding regulator of G-protein signaling 21 isoform X1, which codes for MWKIPKRFSLTGRLCCFPKDPLEDVETWGESVDKVLSCKAGQIAFREFLKSEYSEENILFWLACEEYKKIKTVPEMISSANRIYSEFVHSEAPRQINIDCSTRESITKNISQPTLTSFDLAQKLIYSLMARDCYPRFLKSDIYQGLLRRTDSR